A genomic region of Cannabis sativa cultivar Pink pepper isolate KNU-18-1 chromosome 1, ASM2916894v1, whole genome shotgun sequence contains the following coding sequences:
- the LOC115704593 gene encoding probable leucine-rich repeat receptor-like protein kinase At2g28990: protein METTWLGTIYIKGPSTDESSIKKNKFGLPFSVMNTAHVVDKDSRSLGITWESLEGGKYKFYFHYTELENLQPNQSRQFNTFLNGKLLDSLFSPLYLSDFTIYSYAEEIQPGKQKISLYSTPNSTSPPLINALEIYRVHNLLGQETNQNDVEAISEVKAVYELKNIEWQGDPCGPEDYMWDCLSCNYSANHSSRIVSLNLSSRGLKGEIAPSIAELTSLQQLDLSNNNLSGVVPEVLAQLLSLRVLNLSGNNFTGPIPDALLERRKNGLLLSIDTNNWNSTNACPSNSCGKNNKSFVVPLAASLSGLLFVCFTIVVIIWRLKRKPHNKAPINLEGENVKSEDNNEDDHESYKNNKMERYTYSEIGKVTNNFQKVIGEGGFGKVYHGYLNGVEVAVKMLSSSSLQGHRQFHAELKLLLRVHHKNLTTLVGYCNDGSNVGLIYEYMAMGNLRSHLSGNRSSGIIILSWEQRLLIAIDAAQGLEYLHNGCKPPIIHRDVKSTNILLNEKFQAKLGDFGLSKVFGNNHTSTFAVNTTTTPVGMSASIAGTLGYLDPEYYISNWLNEKSDVYSFGIVLLEIITARPVVATTKQNKHIIEWVSSMIAKGDIKSIIDPRLKQGTVDINTVWKLIEISMACVSKTSNNRPTMSRVVTDLKECLTTNITRNNSSNVQTTPEYLTDSHEKYMASVEFSPTAR, encoded by the exons ATGGAGACAACTTGGTTGGGAACCATATATATTAAAGGTCCCTCTACAGATGAAAGCTCTATAAAAAAGAACAAATTCGGATTACCCTTCTCAGTAATGAACACTGCACATGTGGTTGATAAAGATTCTCGTTCTTTGGGTATCACTTGGGAAAGCTTAGAGGGCGGCAAATACAAATTCTACTTTCACTATACGGAACTAGAAAATCTCCAACCAAATCAATCTAGACAGTTCAACACCTTCCTCAATGGAAAACTATTGGATTCACTTTTCTCTCCCCTTTACTTATCCGATTTCACTATATACAGCTATGCCGAGGAAATTCAACCAGGAAAACAGAAAATTTCTCTTTACAGCACCCCCAATTCAACTTCACCACCCCTTATAAATGCCCTCGAGATTTATAGGGTACATAATCTATTGGGACAAGAAACAAATCAAAATGATG TGGAAGCCATCTCCGAGGTGAAAGCGGTGTACGAATTGAAAAATATTGAGTGGCAGGGAGATCCTTGTGGCCCGGAGGATTACATGTGGGACTGTCTGAGCTGTAATTACAGTGCTAATCATTCCTCTAGAATTGTTTCCTT gaatTTATCGTCAAGGGGGTTAAAAGGAGAAATTGCACCATCTATTGCCGAACTCACTTCGTTACAGCAATT GGATTTATCCAACAACAACCTCAGTGGAGTCGTTCCTGAAGTTTTAGCACAGCTGTTATCCCTAAGAGTTTT GAACTTGAGTGGAAATAATTTCACAGGTCCTATTCCAGATGCACTTCTTGAAAGAAGAAAGAACGGGTTATTATTAAG CATTGATACAAATAATTGGAATAGTACTAATGCATGCCCATCAAACTCATGCGGAAAGAATAATAAAAGCTTTGTGGTACCACTGGCTGCATCACTAAGTGGGTTGCTTTTCGTCTGCTTTACTATTGTGGTTATTATTTGGAGACTTAAAAGGAAACCTCATAATAAAGCTCCTATCAATTTAGAag GTGAAAACGTAAAGTCGGAGGATAATAATGAAGATGATCATGAAtcgtataaaaataataaaatggaaCGATACACATACTCTGAGATTGGAAAAGTAACCAACAACTTTCAGAAGGTAATAGGCGAGGGTGGATTTGGAAAGGTTTACCATGGTTACTTAAATGGCGTTGAAGTAGCTGTGAAGATGCTTTCTTCTTCATCCCTTCAAGGACATAGACAGTTTCACGCTgag CTAAAACTACTTTTGAGAGTTCATCATAAAAACTTGACTACTCTAGTTGGGTACTGCAATGATGGATCCAATGTTGGACTCATTTACGAGTACATGGCAATGGGAAACTTACGATCACATCTTTCTG GTAACAGAAGTAGTGGCATTATAATCTTGAGTTGGGAACAAAGACTTTTAATAGCAATAGACGCTGCACAAG GACTGGAGTACCTGCATAATGGATGTAAGCCTCCAATAATTCATCGTGATGTTAAATCAACAAACATCTTGTTGAATGAGAAGTTTCAGGCTAAGTTAGGTGATTTTGGCCTTTCCAAAGTTTTCGGAAACAATCATACATCTACATTTGCTGTTAATACCACAACCACTCCTGTTGGTATGTCAGCAAGTATTGCTGGCACCCTCGGCTATCTTGATCCAGA atattatatatcaaattgGTTGAACGAGAAAAGCGATGTTTATAGTTTCGGAATTGTTTTATTGGAGATAATTACAGCTCGACCTGTGGTagcaacaacaaaacaaaataaacatattattGAGTGGGTTAGTTCAATGATTGCTAAAGGAGATATTAAAAGTATTATTGATCCAAGGTTGAAACAAGGTACTGTTGATATTAATACTGTGTGGAAATTGATTGAAATATCAATGGCTTGTGTCTCAAAAACTTCCAACAATAGACCAACTATGAGCCGTGTAGTAACTGATTTGAAGGAGTGTTTGACTACAAATATAACTCGAAACAACAGCAGCAATGTTCAGACTACTCCTGAATATTTAACTGATTCACATGAAAAGTATATGGCTTCAGTAGAATTTTCTCCAACAGCTAGGTAA
- the LOC115704596 gene encoding uncharacterized protein LOC115704596, which yields MRRAPLCNVAPNLWNKLWSSKILERHKVLWWSILSNALPVRAILSKRMVIDETSCPFCGNSDETMEHLFLYCDLASHLWRSSPWGVMPVVESGVRMWDWVSFLWNLRTRGVDTDGLFLYASIVVDTIWRARNDKVHNNNMGSLKHYIDSINYCYADYGSSLLKSRQVADTLNWSPPPEDWVKINCDVKVGVESMCVVAIARDHTESILWVVTNKLPSLTLLSGKRRLVY from the coding sequence ATGAGACGGGCTCCGTTGTGTAATGTAGCTCCGAACCTTTGGAACAAGCTGTGGAGTTCAAAAATTCTGGAGCGTCACAAAGTCCTTTGGTGGAGTATCCTCTCGAATGCGCTACCTGTTAGGGCTATCCTTTCTAAGAGAATGGTTATTGATGAAACCTCCTGCCCCTTTTGTGGTAATAGTGATGAAACTATGGAGCATTTATTTCTCTATTGCGATCTGGCGTCTCACCTTTGGAGATCTTCCCCTTGGGGAGTGATGCCTGTTGTGGAATCTGGGGTACGTATGTGGGACTGGGTTAGTTTTCTTTGGAACCTTAGGACCAGAGGAGTGGATACAGATGGTTTATTCCTTTATGCTTCTATCGTGGTGGACACGATTTGGAGGGCTCGAAACGACAAGGTTCATAATAACAATATGGGTAGCTTGAAACATTATATTGATTCTATAAATTATTGTTATGCTGATTATGGATCCAGTTTACTCAAGTCTCGACAGGTTGCTGATACTCTGAATTGGTCCCCCCCGCCTGAGGATTGGGTCAAGATCAACTGCGATGTCAAAGTCGGGGTGGAATCCATGTGTGTGGTGGCAATTGCCAGAGATCATACGGAATCGATTTTGTGGGTGGTGACTAACAAGCTCCCTTCACTGACTCTCTTATCGGGGAAGCGGCGGCTTGTATATTAG
- the LOC115707584 gene encoding probable LRR receptor-like serine/threonine-protein kinase At1g05700: MMLSKNLLLAALQGAFVLITVLLIQARAQAQSGFISIDCGISENSSYTDETTGLAYISDTNFTEAGENHEITPTHKLQTDEKQFWNLRSFPQGKRNCYTLKPVHGKGQRYLIRARFMYGNYDNENTIPKFDLYIGVDFWSTILLKYTWSVHNEEIIHVALSDYVRVCLVNTGFGVPFISALELRPLNNETYVSEIGTSLNLYGRFDFASATDRTTRYIDDVYDRFWSPVQTEVWKPLNVSLRDENNAMSMNLYEPPSAVMSTAYTRNNSYSYMGMNWIDLNTSSRYFFFMHFAELKKLRTNQTREFDIFINGKLWFGPLAPLYLRQTTIYSSTTGISPDTEGNIQIFINKTANSTLPPLINAMEIYVLNELSLKETDQTDVDAILNIKRVYGVKKNWQGDPCAPVTYVWDGLNCTYANSSHRITSLDLSSSGLVGEISPYIANLRMLQSLDLSNNSLTGMVPEYIGQLSFLRVLNLKGNNLKGPLPALLLERANNGSLSLSAEANVMVNKNSTSPTNETSSSSSLGYWCKNNKFVVPLFSTIGLLYFVL; the protein is encoded by the exons ATGATGTTGTCTAAGAATCTCCTCCTTGCTGCACTTCAAGGTGCTTTTGTTCTGATCACTGTACTTCTCATACAGGCTAGGGCTCAGGCTCAATCGG GGTTCATTAGCATTGACTGTGGAATATCAGAGAACTCAAGCTATACAGATGAAACAACAGGTCTAGCTTACATTTCTGACACAAACTTCACCGAAGCTGGCGAAAACCACGAAATAACACCAACTCACAAATTACAAACCGATGAAAAACAGTTCTGGAATCTGAGAAGCTTCCCTCAAGGAAAAAGAAACTGTTATACCCTTAAACCTGTTCATGGCAAAGGTCAACGGTACTTGATCCGAGCAAGGTTCATGTATGGAAATTATGATAACGAAAATACAATCCCAAAATTCGATTTGTATATTGGAGTTGACTTTTGGAGCACTATATTGCTAAAATATACGTGGAGTGTTCATAATGAAGAAATCATACATGTTGCGTTGTCGGATTACGTTCGTGTTTGCCTAGTCAATACAGGTTTTGGGGTTCCATTCATTTCAGCCTTGGAATTAAGGCCTTTAAACAACGAAACATATGTAAGTGAAATCGGAACATCGTTAAATCTTTATGGACGCTTTGATTTTGCTTCAGCTACCGATCGAACCACCAG GTACATAGATGATGTTTATGATCGATTTTGGTCACCAGTCCAAACAGAGGTGTGGAAGCCATTAAATGTTTCTCTCAGGGATGAGAATAACGCTATGTCCATGAACTTATATGAACCACCGTCGGCTGTGATGAGCACTGCATATACAAGAAATAACAGTTATAGTTACATGGGAATGAATTGGATAGATTTAAATACTTCTTCCAGATATTTCTTCTTTATGCACTTTGCAGAACTAAAGAAGCTCAGAACAAACCAAACAAGAGAATTCGATATCTTCATCAATGGAAAGTTGTGGTTCGGACCACTAGCTCCACTCTACTTGAGGCAAACCACAATCTACAGTTCTACCACGGGCATCAGCCCTGACACTGAAGGAAATATTCAGATTTTCATTAACAAAACCGCAAATTCAACTCTACCACCACTTATAAATGCCATGGAGATTTATGTTCTCAACGAGCTATCACTAAAAGAAACAGATCAAACAGATG TTGATGCTATCTTGAACATTAAGAGAGTGTATGGAGTGAAGAAGAATTGGCAAGGAGATCCTTGTGCTCCTGTGACTTACGTGTGGGATGGTCTTAATTGTACCTATGCAAATAGTTCCCATAGAATTACGTCACT GGATTTGTCTTCAAGTGGATTAGTGGGGGAAATTTCTCCTTACATTGCCAATTTGAGGATGTTACAAAGCTT GGATCTATCAAACAACAGCCTTACTGGGATGGTACCTGAATATATTGGTCAACTTTCATTCTTAAGGGTTTT AAACTTGAAAGGAAACAACCTCAAGGGTCCGCTTCCAGCTTTGCTTCTTGAAAGAGCTAATAATGGCAGTCTATCATTAAG TGCTGAAGCCAATGTGATGGTGAATAAAAATTCAACTTCACCCACGAATGaaacttcatcatcatcttcactTGGTTACTGGTGCAAAAACAACAAGTTTGTTGTTCCCTTGTTTTCAACAATTGGTCTACTATATTTTGTATTATAG
- the LOC115704595 gene encoding probable LRR receptor-like serine/threonine-protein kinase At1g05700 — MRVIMIMYKNFLLASFQCAFILIISLLLVQAQSQSGFISIDCGLSETSGYVDGTTDLTYVSDTNFTEAGENHEVTATHKFLSDERQLWNVRSFPEGARNCYTLKPVNGKGERYLIRARFMYGNYDNKNRIPEFDLYIGVDFWNKVVLKDTTTVKNEEIIHIPVVSDYIHVCLVNTGKGIPFISALELRPLIAADHADIYKAPEGSSLQLHGRYDFSSSPTDDEETYRYKDDPYDRLWQPLGTSKWNPFINTSLTDVNSITKNIYELPFTIMNTAYTAPNNTNMFIQWSDLNITTEYYFFMHFAELKMLQPNETRDFKIYINDALFMEELVPKYLSETTGYPLTGKTPNSEGVIKLWFNRTKDSTLPPLINAVEVYMLMPLSHKETDQTDAEAILNIKSAYEVKKNWQGDPCTPEKFTWDGVKCNSKDDQPRIIYLNLSSSGVKGEIVSSIADLKMLQHLDLSYNNLTGAVPEFLGELSSLVVLNLKGNNLTGPLPAVLSQRSKSGLLLLSIDDTNTNATTSLKPNRKNKKFVIPVVASFGGLIFILLIVAAVIWTLKRRSRQPLGTPINNFAGGSVTTQSVITSSDFTTDSLIDESKKRRFTYSEVIKMTDNFERILGRGGFGTVFHGFIDDGTQVAVKMLSHSSDRGYQQFQAEVKLLMRVHHRNLTTLVGYCNEGSNRAVIYEYMANGSLDSHLSERVGNGNVLSWKERLQIAIDAAQGLEYLHNGCKPPIVHRDVKTSNILISENFQAKMADFGLSKIFPTDDGTHVSTVVAGTPGYLDPEYYITNRLNEKSDVYSFGAVLLEIITSLPIISRAQGNQTHLKEWVSVMVANGDINNIVDPRLRGYFEINSVWKAVEISMACLAHSSNQRPNMNQVVSDLNECLATELAGKNNSHQNNSTESMNEMYSMNVVTPLPR, encoded by the exons ATGAGGGTCATCATGATCATGTATAAGAATTTCCTTCTTGCTTCATTTCAATGTGCTTTTATCCTGATCATCTCACTGCTCCTGGTACAGGCTCAGTCTCAATCAG GCTTCATTAGCATTGATTGTGGGTTATCAGAGACCTCAGGCTACGTAGATGGAACAACAGATCTGACTTACGTTTCGGACACAAATTTCACAGAAGCCGGTGAAAACCACGAAGTAACAGCCACGCACAAATTTCTAAGTGATGAAAGGCAGCTTTGGAACGTGAGAAGCTTCCCTGAAGGAGCCAGAAATTGTTATACCCTCAAACCTGTTAATGGCAAAGGCGAACGCTACTTGATCAGAGCAAGGTTCATGTATGGAAACTACGACAACAAAAATAGAATCCCAGAATTTGATTTGTATATTGGGGTTGACTTTTGGAATAAAGTAGTGCTAAAGGATACAACGACTGTTAAAAATGAAGAAATTATACATATCCCAGTAGTATCAGATTACATTCATGTTTGTCTAGTAAACACAGGTAAGGGAATTCCATTCATATCAGCATTAGAGCTAAGGCCTCTCATAGCAGCCGATCATGCCGATATTTATAAAGCACCAGAAGGCTCATCATTGCAACTCCATGGTCGCTATGACTTTTCATCATCACCAACTGATGATGAAGAAACATATAG gtaCAAAGACGACCCTTACGATCGGTTGTGGCAGCCCCTTGGGACAAGTAAATGGAATCCATTCATAAACACTTCTCTTACTGACGTAAACTCTATAACAAAGAACATTTACGAACTACCTTTCACCATCATGAACACTGCATACACTGCCCCAAACAATACTAACATGTTTATACAATGGAGTGACCTTAACATCACCACAGAATATTACTTCTTCATGCACTTTGCGGAACTGAAAATGCTCCAACCAAATGAAACGAGAGActttaaaatatacattaaCGACGCTCTTTTTATGGAAGAATTGGTTCCCAAGTACTTGAGCGAAACTACCGGATATCCTCTTACAGGCAAGACACCTAACAGTGAAGGAGTGATTAAATTATGGTTCAATAGAACTAAAGATTCAACTCTACCGCCGCTCATAAATGCCGTAGAGGTTTACATGTTAATGCCTCTCTCTCACAAAGAAACAGATCAAACAGATG CGGAAGCGATTTTGAATATCAAATCAGCATATGAAGTGAAGAAAAACTGGCAAGGAGATCCTTGTACCCCTGAAAAGTTCACGTGGGATGGTGTCAAATGCAATAGCAAAGATGATCAGCCtagaattatttattt GAATTTATCGTCAAGTGGAGTAAAAGGAGAAATAGTTTCTTCTATTGCCGATCTGAAAATGCTACAACATTT AGATTTGTCATATAATAACCTGACTGGGGCTGTGCCTGAGTTTTTAGGGGAACTTTCATCCCTGGTAGTTTT AAACCTGAAGGGAAACAACCTCACAGGTCCACTGCCTGCTGTACTATCTCAAAGATCGAAGAGTGGCCTATTACTATTAAG CATTGATGACACCAACACGAACGCTACAACTTCATTGAAGCCAAACAGAAAGAATAAAAAGTTTGTTATCCCAGTGGTTGCTTCATTCGGTGGATTAATTTTCATCTTATTAATTGTGGCGGCTGTAATCTGGACCCTTAAAAGAAGATCAAGACAACCCTTGGGGACACCCATTAACAATTTTGCAg GTGGCAGTGTAACAACTCAGAGTGTCATCACATCATCTGATTTCACAACAGATTCATTAATTGATGAGTCTAAAAAACGACGGTTCACATATTCTGAGGTGATAAAAATGACTGATAATTTTGAAAGAATTCTTGGTAGAGGTGGATTTGGGACTGTATTTCACGGTTTTATAGATGATGGTACTCAAGTAGCTGTCAAGATGCTTTCTCATTCATCAGATCGAGGCTATCAGCAATTTCAAGCAGAG GTTAAACTTCTTATGAGAGTTCATCATAGAAACTTAACTACTCTTGTTGGATATTGCAACGAAGGATCCAATAGAGCTGTTATTTATGAGTACATGGCCAATGGGAGTTTAGATTCTCATCTTTCAG AAAGAGTTGGCAATGGAAATGTTTTAAGTTGGAAAGAAAGACTTCAAATAGCAATTGATGCAGCACAAG GATTGGAGTATTTGCACAATGGTTGCAAACCGCCCATAGTACACAGAGATGTCAAGACCTCTAATATATTAATAAGTGAGAATTTTCAAGCTAAAATGGCCGATTTCGGTCTATCAAAAATTTTTCCAACTGATGATGGTACTCATGTATCAACTGTTGTTGCTGGCACACCAGGTTACCTTGATCCAGA GTACTACATTACAAACAGACTAAATGAAAAAAGTGACGTTTATAGTTTCGGAGCTGTTCTGCTAGAAATTATTACAAGTCTACCTATTATAAGCAGAGCCCAGGGGAACCAAACTCACCTAAAGGAATGGGTTAGTGTAATGGTAGCAAATGGAGATATTAATAATATAGTTGATCCAAGATTAAGGGGATATTTTGAAATAAACTCTGTGTGGAAAGCAGTTGAGATATCTATGGCTTGTTTAGCACATTCATCCAATCAAAGGCCAAACATGAATCAGGTTGTGAGTGACTTAAATGAGTGTTTGGCTACCGAATTGGCTGGAAAGAACAATAGCCACCAAAATAATTCCACGGAATCAATGAATGAAATGTACTCTATGAATGTGGTTACACCATTGCCAAGGTAA